In Cynocephalus volans isolate mCynVol1 chromosome 3, mCynVol1.pri, whole genome shotgun sequence, one DNA window encodes the following:
- the ZSCAN21 gene encoding zinc finger and SCAN domain-containing protein 21 — protein sequence MTKVLGMATVLGPQPSQEQVGPAMVKVEEEEKGKCLPSLEMFRQRFRQFGYHDTPGPREALSQLRVLCCEWLRPEIHTKEQILELLVLEQFLTILPQELQAWVQEHCPESAEEAVTLLEDLEQELDEPGQQVSTPPNEQKQVWENMSSSGTAKGSLSSVQSQPVESPNYEPWGPLYIQESGEEQDFTQGLRKIQDCKSNAQNEESADEQKSSEEESHADGLKRDIPVIIANKCEAMLERQWVNLEKERGIKTPLQGTGSKKGTESVPSKPAPGERRYICAECGKAFSNSSNLTKHRRTHTGEKPYVCTKCGKAFSHSSNLTLHYRTHLVDRPYDCKCGKAFGQSSDLLKHQRMHTEEAPYQCKDCGKSFSGKGSLIRHYRIHTGEKPYQCNECGKSFSQHAGLSSHQRLHTGEKPYKCKECGKAFNHSSNFNKHHRIHTGEKPYWCNHCGKTFCSKSNLSKHQRVHTGEGEVP from the exons ATGACCAAGGTACTGGGCATGGCCACAGTTCTGGGCCCTCAGCCTTCACAGGAGCAGGTGGGGCCTGCGATGGTGAAagttgaggaggaggagaaagggaagtgCCTTCCTAGCCTGGAGATGTTCCGCCAGCGCTTCAGGCAGTTTGGGTACCATGACACTCCAGGACCCCGGGAGGCCCTGAGCCAACTCCGGGTGCTTTGCTGTGAGTGGCTGCGGCCTGAGATCCACACCAAGGAGCAGATCCTAGAGTTGCTGGTGCTGGAGCAGTTCCTGACCATCCTGCCCCAGGAGCTCCAGGCCTGGGTGCAGGAGCACTGCCCGGAGAGCGCTGAAGAGGCCGTCACTCTCCTTGAAGATCTGGAGCAGGAACTGGATGAACCAGGACAGCAG GTCTCAACTCCTCCAAATGAACAGAAACAGGTGTGGGAGAATATGTCATCTTCAGGAACAGCAAAGGGATCCCTGAGCAGTGTGCAGTCACAGCCTGTGGAGAGTCCTAACTATGAACCTTGGGGGCCCCTGTACATCCAAGAGAGTGGTGAAGAGCAGGATTTCACTCAAGGTCTGAGAAAGATTCAAG ATTGTAAATCTAATGCCCAGAATGAGGAATCAGCAGATGAACAGAAAAGTTCTGAAGAAGAATCTCATGCAGATGGACTCAAAAGGGATATTCCTGTGATTATTGCCAATAAATGTGAGGCCATGTTAGAAAGGCAGTGGGTAAAccttgaaaaggaaagaggaataaaaacCCCTCTTCAAGGCACAGGTTCCAAGAAAGGTACAGAATCAGTTCCTTCTAAACCTGCCCCAGGAGAGAGACGTTATATATGTGCtgagtgtggaaaagcctttagtAATAGCTCAAATCTTACTAAACACCggagaacacacactggggagaaACCTTATGTATGCACCAAATGTGGGAAGGCTTTCAGCCACAGCTCAAACCTCACCCTTCATTACAGAACACACTTGGTGGACCGGCCTTATGACTGCAAGTGTGGAAAAGCCTTCGGTCAGAGCTCAGACCTCCTTAAACATCAGAGAATGCATACTGAGGAGGCACCATATCAGTGTAAAGATTGTGGAAAGTCTTTCAGTGGTAAAGGCAGCCTAATTCGACACTATCGAATCCATACTGGGGAGAAGCCTTATCAGTGTAACGAGTGTGGGAAGAGCTTTAGTCAGCACGCAGGTCTTAGTTCACATCAAAGActccacactggagagaagccgtATAAATGTAaggagtgtgggaaagccttcaacCACAGCTCAAATTTTAACAAACATCATAGAATCCATACTGGGGAAAAGCCCTATTGGTGTAATCATTGTGGAAAAACCTTCTGTAGCAAGTCAAATCTTTCTAAACATCAGAGAGTCCACACTGGAGAGGGAGAAGTACCATAA